A window of Thermodesulfovibrio thiophilus DSM 17215 contains these coding sequences:
- a CDS encoding glycine--tRNA ligase subunit alpha has protein sequence MYFQDIIFTLNKYWAEKECVILQPYDIEVGAGTFHTATFFKVLGNEPWNTGYVQPCRRPTDGRYGENPNRLGQYYQYQVILKPSPEDSQELYIKSLQALGIEPSKHDIRFVEDDWESPSLGAWGLGWEVWLDGMEITQFTYFQQVGGIDLNPISVEITYGLERIAMYLQEVENVFDIKWNKYLSYGDIHHEREVEFSYFNFDHSDHSVIREHFDDFEKQSKTMLQIGLILPAYEFCLKCSHMFNLLDARGVLSVAERTNYIGRVRTLAKACAEAYLKKRDNNG, from the coding sequence ATGTATTTTCAAGATATAATTTTCACACTCAATAAATACTGGGCAGAAAAAGAATGCGTTATACTTCAACCATATGATATTGAAGTTGGCGCGGGAACATTTCACACTGCAACATTTTTCAAAGTTCTTGGAAATGAACCATGGAACACAGGTTATGTTCAACCATGCAGAAGACCAACAGATGGGAGATATGGAGAAAATCCTAACAGACTTGGTCAGTATTATCAATATCAGGTCATCCTTAAGCCATCTCCTGAAGATTCTCAGGAACTCTACATAAAAAGCCTTCAAGCACTTGGTATAGAGCCTTCAAAGCATGATATAAGATTTGTTGAAGATGACTGGGAATCTCCATCTCTTGGTGCATGGGGACTTGGATGGGAAGTATGGCTTGATGGAATGGAAATAACCCAGTTTACATACTTCCAGCAGGTTGGTGGTATTGATTTAAATCCAATTTCTGTTGAGATAACCTACGGACTTGAACGAATTGCAATGTATTTACAGGAAGTAGAAAATGTTTTCGATATAAAATGGAACAAATATCTAAGCTACGGAGATATTCATCATGAAAGAGAAGTAGAGTTTTCATATTTCAACTTTGACCATTCTGACCATTCAGTGATTAGAGAACATTTTGATGATTTTGAAAAGCAATCTAAAACTATGCTCCAGATAGGTTTGATCCTGCCTGCATATGAGTTCTGTTTAAAGTGTTCTCATATGTTTAATTTACTTGACGCAAGAGGAGTTCTTTCAGTAGCAGAGAGAACAAATTATATTGGAAGAGTAAGAACGCTTGCAAAAGCCTGTGCAGAGGCTTATCTGAAAAAGAGGGATAATAATGGCTAA
- the dsrM gene encoding sulfate reduction electron transfer complex DsrMKJOP subunit DsrM, producing MGLISAFLIVMGLIIFAYIGSSISGLQPLFAVVFPYVALIIFIVGFVVRIIKWGKSPVPYRIPTTAGQQFSLPWINQNKIDNPSTGWGVLLRMFFEVFMFRSLFRNAKSEMMSGKLYIGSNKWLWLGALTFHYSFLVILLRHLRFFVVKTPWCISMLASLDSFLQIGSPLLFMTDIFIACAILYLLGRRIFNVQVRYVSLPSDYFPLFLILGIITTGILMRYFVRVDIVNIKELALGLIYLNPSVPEGIESIFYIHLFLVSVLFAYFSFSKLMHMGGVFLSPTRNLANNNRMKMHVNPLEYPVKHRHYEEYEEEFREKMKKAGIPVEKE from the coding sequence ATGGGTCTAATATCAGCCTTTTTAATTGTGATGGGGTTAATAATTTTTGCTTATATTGGTAGTAGTATTTCAGGGTTGCAACCTCTTTTTGCTGTAGTATTCCCCTATGTTGCATTAATAATATTTATTGTAGGTTTTGTTGTAAGGATTATTAAATGGGGAAAATCTCCGGTTCCATACAGAATACCGACAACAGCTGGACAACAGTTTTCTCTTCCATGGATTAACCAGAATAAAATTGACAATCCTTCAACAGGCTGGGGCGTTTTGCTCAGGATGTTTTTTGAAGTTTTTATGTTCAGAAGTCTCTTTAGAAATGCAAAATCTGAAATGATGAGTGGAAAGCTTTATATTGGTTCAAACAAATGGTTATGGCTGGGAGCATTAACTTTCCATTATTCCTTTCTGGTTATCCTTTTAAGACATCTGAGATTTTTCGTTGTTAAAACACCATGGTGTATTTCCATGTTAGCTTCGCTTGATTCTTTCTTGCAGATAGGCTCTCCACTTCTGTTTATGACTGATATATTTATAGCATGTGCTATTCTTTATCTACTTGGAAGAAGAATTTTTAATGTTCAGGTTAGATATGTATCCCTTCCTTCAGACTATTTTCCTCTTTTCCTGATTCTTGGAATTATCACAACGGGCATATTGATGAGATATTTCGTAAGAGTTGATATCGTTAACATAAAAGAACTAGCACTGGGATTGATTTACCTTAATCCATCTGTGCCTGAAGGCATAGAAAGTATATTTTATATTCACCTTTTTCTTGTAAGCGTTCTTTTTGCATATTTTTCATTCAGCAAACTGATGCATATGGGTGGAGTTTTCTTGAGTCCTACCAGAAATTTGGCAAATAACAACAGGATGAAGATGCATGTTAATCCATTGGAGTATCCAGTTAAGCATAGGCATTATGAAGAATATGAAGAGGAGTTTAGAGAAAAAATGAAAAAAGCTGGAATACCAGTAGAAAAGGAGTAA
- the glyS gene encoding glycine--tRNA ligase subunit beta has translation MANLLFEIGVEEIPARFIPSTTSQLEENFKRIFEEYRINFEKPKVYATPRRLTIKAKISQQQTTQEKLIWGPPAHVAFDKNGNPDAPALAFAKAQGIEVSELQIKQKGKGNYVCAAIKEKGKNTEEVLHEVLKSLFFSLTFPKMMRWGDGNLKFVRPVRWLLALYEDRVIEFEIEGIKSDCKTSGHRFLAENPLTISKIDEYENHLEKAFVIVDQEKRKETIVNQAIKCAEKISCTVLLDDRLVEEVNYLVEFPDTVLCVFSDQYISLPEELLITVMKDHQRYFAVIDSSGRLKNHFIVVSNTSLENRENVRKGAERVIRARFEDARFYYKEDLKNGIERLLEATKGIVYHKKLGSLYDKTIRIINIATKLSQKLLPEKTELIRLASKYCKADLASGVVREFPELQGIMGGYYVRAANFPDEVAQAINEHYLPKTFQDKVPSSDAGCIVSIADKLDHIASFFYLEELPTGTEDPFGLRRAANGIIAILLKKKYLISIKDVVDMIDELIDEETKKRIAIFIAQRLESYLETSGYDVNMIKTVNDFILNRPVYEIENRIQAVKLFQKNEEFESFFLAVKRVSNIIKDYEKIELNPELFITEEEKELYKVMLKNRETITIYLKHEQFLEALNHLNQLTPVINNFFDRVLVMDKNEHIKRNRIALIQELSELLKSVADISKLY, from the coding sequence ATGGCTAATCTGCTTTTTGAAATAGGAGTTGAAGAGATTCCTGCAAGATTTATTCCATCAACTACTTCTCAATTAGAAGAAAACTTCAAAAGAATTTTCGAGGAATACAGGATTAACTTTGAAAAACCAAAGGTATATGCAACACCAAGAAGACTCACCATTAAAGCAAAAATATCTCAACAGCAGACAACTCAAGAAAAATTAATATGGGGACCTCCTGCTCATGTTGCATTTGATAAAAATGGGAATCCCGATGCACCAGCCCTTGCATTTGCAAAAGCACAGGGGATTGAAGTTTCAGAGTTACAGATTAAACAGAAAGGCAAGGGGAACTATGTATGTGCTGCAATAAAAGAGAAAGGTAAAAATACAGAGGAAGTTTTGCATGAGGTTCTTAAAAGTCTTTTCTTTTCATTAACTTTCCCAAAAATGATGCGCTGGGGTGATGGCAACCTCAAGTTTGTAAGACCAGTAAGATGGCTTCTGGCTTTATATGAGGATAGGGTCATTGAATTCGAAATAGAAGGAATCAAAAGTGATTGTAAAACTTCTGGGCACAGATTTCTTGCCGAAAACCCTCTAACTATATCAAAAATAGACGAATACGAGAATCATCTTGAAAAAGCTTTTGTTATAGTTGATCAGGAAAAGCGAAAGGAAACTATTGTTAATCAAGCTATTAAGTGTGCCGAAAAAATAAGCTGTACAGTTTTACTGGATGACAGGCTGGTTGAGGAAGTAAACTATCTTGTTGAGTTTCCGGATACTGTACTCTGTGTATTTTCTGATCAGTATATTTCGCTACCAGAAGAATTACTCATTACAGTAATGAAGGATCATCAGAGATATTTTGCAGTTATCGATTCATCAGGAAGACTTAAAAATCACTTTATTGTTGTAAGCAACACATCTTTAGAAAACAGAGAAAATGTAAGAAAGGGTGCAGAACGGGTTATAAGAGCAAGATTTGAGGATGCCAGATTTTATTATAAAGAAGATCTAAAAAATGGAATAGAAAGACTTCTTGAGGCAACAAAAGGCATTGTTTATCATAAAAAGCTTGGAAGTCTTTATGATAAAACCATTAGAATTATCAATATAGCTACAAAGTTATCGCAAAAGCTTTTGCCTGAAAAAACTGAACTTATAAGGCTTGCTTCAAAATACTGTAAAGCTGACCTTGCAAGTGGAGTTGTTAGAGAATTTCCTGAGTTACAGGGCATTATGGGAGGATATTATGTCAGGGCTGCTAATTTCCCAGATGAAGTAGCTCAAGCAATTAATGAACACTATCTCCCTAAGACCTTCCAGGATAAAGTTCCGTCTTCAGATGCAGGTTGTATTGTAAGCATTGCAGATAAGCTTGACCATATTGCATCATTTTTTTACCTTGAGGAACTTCCTACTGGAACAGAGGATCCTTTTGGATTAAGAAGAGCTGCCAATGGAATAATTGCAATACTTTTAAAGAAAAAATATTTAATAAGCATCAAAGACGTTGTTGATATGATAGATGAATTAATTGATGAGGAAACAAAAAAAAGAATTGCAATTTTTATAGCACAGAGGCTAGAGAGTTATTTAGAAACCTCTGGATATGATGTAAACATGATAAAAACAGTAAATGACTTTATTTTAAATCGACCTGTATATGAGATTGAAAATAGAATTCAGGCAGTAAAATTATTCCAGAAAAATGAAGAATTTGAAAGTTTTTTCCTCGCTGTAAAGAGAGTTTCAAATATCATTAAAGATTATGAAAAAATTGAGCTTAATCCAGAGCTTTTTATTACAGAAGAAGAAAAAGAGTTATATAAAGTAATGTTGAAAAATAGAGAAACGATTACAATTTATTTAAAACATGAGCAGTTTTTGGAAGCTTTAAATCATTTAAATCAACTCACTCCTGTAATAAATAATTTTTTTGACAGAGTCCTTGTTATGGACAAAAATGAACATATCAAAAGAAATCGCATTGCATTAATTCAGGAGTTGTCGGAATTATTGAAATCAGTTGCAGACATTTCAAAGCTTTACTAA
- the dsrJ gene encoding sulfate reduction electron transfer complex DsrMKJOP subunit DsrJ, whose translation MYDGWKIITGLVVFVVIVTLPFTMSIGKAYIKPEPRIDTPEIQKLSDAEKKCIESKEFMRTKHFQLLNEWRDEAIRSGHRVYVSSTGKTYTISLQNTCMKCHSNKSKFCDECHTFAEETPYCWDCHIQPKEQNQKEAKR comes from the coding sequence ATGTATGATGGATGGAAAATAATTACTGGATTGGTTGTTTTTGTCGTTATAGTGACTCTGCCTTTTACGATGAGCATCGGCAAGGCCTATATAAAACCCGAACCCCGGATTGACACTCCTGAAATACAAAAGTTGTCCGATGCAGAAAAAAAATGTATTGAGTCAAAAGAATTTATGAGAACAAAACACTTTCAACTTCTTAATGAGTGGAGAGATGAGGCTATAAGATCTGGTCACAGAGTGTATGTAAGCAGCACTGGCAAAACTTACACAATAAGCTTGCAAAATACCTGTATGAAATGTCATTCAAACAAATCTAAGTTTTGCGATGAATGCCATACTTTTGCAGAGGAAACACCCTATTGTTGGGATTGTCATATCCAGCCAAAGGAACAAAACCAGAAGGAGGCAAAACGATGA
- a CDS encoding RsbRD N-terminal domain-containing protein produces MEINSVFSKKRQAIIDKAFNLTISTYPEGGISFLKGKHEQFTNPVGYNIYQSIQKIVDNLIADESLESFVSSIEEIIRIRAVQDFTPSQAVGFIFLLKKAIYDELYNDVDLFQLMGYLSRIDSLALIAFDIFMKYREKIYDLKSKELIDRTWWVLKKWNIVSEINDEKDETVQK; encoded by the coding sequence TTGGAAATAAATAGCGTCTTTTCAAAGAAAAGGCAAGCTATCATCGACAAAGCTTTTAATCTGACTATCTCAACTTATCCAGAAGGAGGGATCTCCTTTTTAAAGGGAAAGCATGAACAATTTACCAACCCTGTTGGCTATAATATTTATCAAAGTATTCAAAAGATAGTTGATAACCTGATTGCTGATGAATCTTTAGAAAGTTTTGTTTCCTCTATTGAAGAAATTATACGTATAAGAGCAGTTCAGGATTTTACTCCTTCTCAGGCTGTGGGATTCATTTTTTTGCTTAAAAAAGCAATATATGATGAATTGTACAACGATGTGGATTTGTTTCAGCTTATGGGTTATCTTTCCAGGATAGACTCTCTTGCTCTTATAGCTTTTGATATCTTTATGAAATATAGAGAGAAAATCTATGATCTTAAATCTAAGGAATTAATTGATAGAACATGGTGGGTTCTTAAAAAGTGGAATATTGTTTCAGAAATTAACGATGAAAAAGATGAAACTGTGCAAAAATAA
- the dsrO gene encoding sulfate reduction electron transfer complex DsrMKJOP subunit DsrO, with protein MNDIDRRKFLKIAGLGALFGLTGLSMFEVVTKKHIEAAVEKYKILPNTLTAQRWAIAIDLKKLDEKIINDCIQACHSIHNVPQIAMQKEEIKWIWKETFEHAFYEMEYPYMPEQMKNLPVLVLCNHCDNPACVRVCPTKATFKRKDGIVMMDMHRCIGCRYCMAACPFGARSFNWRDPRPFIKEENSEYPTRMKGVVEKCTLCCERLEIGKPPACVEVSNGAIIYGDLANPDSEIRKILATNYAIRRKPELGTNPCVYYLI; from the coding sequence ATGAACGATATAGACAGAAGAAAGTTTTTAAAAATAGCAGGACTTGGCGCTCTTTTTGGCTTGACAGGTTTATCAATGTTTGAAGTTGTAACTAAAAAACATATTGAAGCAGCTGTTGAAAAATATAAAATACTCCCGAACACACTAACTGCACAGAGATGGGCTATTGCTATTGATTTAAAGAAACTTGATGAAAAAATAATAAATGATTGTATACAGGCATGTCATAGTATACATAATGTTCCCCAAATCGCTATGCAAAAAGAAGAGATTAAATGGATATGGAAAGAGACTTTTGAGCATGCATTCTATGAAATGGAGTATCCCTATATGCCAGAACAAATGAAAAATTTGCCTGTTCTTGTCCTTTGTAATCACTGTGATAATCCTGCTTGTGTAAGAGTTTGTCCTACCAAAGCAACATTTAAAAGAAAAGATGGGATTGTTATGATGGATATGCATAGATGTATTGGTTGCAGATATTGTATGGCTGCATGTCCATTTGGCGCAAGAAGTTTTAACTGGCGAGATCCGCGGCCTTTCATAAAAGAAGAAAACAGTGAATATCCTACAAGAATGAAAGGAGTTGTGGAAAAATGTACGTTATGCTGTGAAAGACTGGAAATTGGGAAACCTCCAGCATGTGTAGAGGTTTCTAACGGAGCTATTATATATGGCGATCTTGCAAATCCTGATTCTGAAATTAGAAAAATTCTTGCAACTAATTATGCCATAAGAAGAAAGCCAGAACTTGGAACAAATCCATGTGTATATTATCTAATTTAG
- a CDS encoding TusE/DsrC/DsvC family sulfur relay protein — MPYIEFKGKQIEIDEDGYLKNLDDWTPELSEYMAQQDGLTLTEQHWEVINFLRDYYQKYQIAPMIKILVKEMAKMFGPEKGNTKYLYGLFPDGPAKQACRYAGLPKPTGCV; from the coding sequence ATGCCGTACATTGAATTTAAGGGAAAGCAGATTGAGATTGATGAGGATGGATATCTTAAAAACCTTGATGATTGGACACCTGAGTTATCTGAGTACATGGCTCAACAGGATGGGCTTACGCTAACAGAGCAACATTGGGAGGTTATTAACTTTTTGAGAGATTACTATCAGAAATATCAGATTGCTCCAATGATTAAAATACTTGTCAAAGAAATGGCTAAAATGTTCGGACCTGAGAAAGGAAACACAAAATATCTTTATGGTCTTTTCCCAGATGGTCCTGCAAAACAAGCATGTAGATACGCAGGGCTTCCAAAACCAACAGGATGCGTATAA
- the dsrK gene encoding sulfate reduction electron transfer complex DsrMKJOP subunit DsrK, with translation MALPRPEELIGTVNLKQMPSRKWMDMLPVEFKPGFYCYGAQGKNLEYVDFPNARDFNVTDPDWKLPEDWKKIVIEGIKQRLERFRTFHVFMDICVRCGACADKCHYFIGTGDPKNMPVLRAELLRSVYRKYFTTGGKIFGKYGGARDLDLDVLKELWYYFYQCTECRRCSLFCPYGIDTAEITIIARELLNLLGLNTNWISGPVANCYRTGNHLGIEPHTMKSTLEFMCNDIEDITGIKIEPPINKKGAEILFITPSGDLFADPGIYNCMGYMMLFHELGLDYTWSTFASEGGNFGFFTSLEMAKRLHSKIYEEAKRLKVKWIIGGECGHMWRVWHQYHNTWYGPVDFLEEPISPITGTKFENAKSNKIVHISEFTADLIKHGVLKFDKSRNDNLVVTFHDSCNPSRGMGLLEEPRYIIKNVCNHFYDMPDETIREKTFCCGSGAGLNAGEIMELRMRGGFPRANAVRYVHEKFGVNMLANICAIDRAALPPLMDYWVPGVRVTGVTELVANAMIMKGEKERTMNLRMEPLPGKEE, from the coding sequence ATGGCACTACCAAGACCAGAAGAATTAATAGGAACCGTTAATTTAAAACAGATGCCATCCAGAAAATGGATGGATATGTTGCCAGTAGAATTTAAGCCAGGTTTTTACTGTTATGGAGCTCAGGGCAAAAACCTCGAATATGTGGATTTTCCAAATGCGAGAGATTTCAATGTAACAGATCCTGACTGGAAGCTTCCAGAGGACTGGAAAAAAATAGTGATTGAAGGCATAAAGCAAAGACTTGAACGCTTCAGGACGTTTCATGTTTTTATGGATATCTGTGTCAGATGTGGTGCTTGTGCTGATAAATGTCATTATTTTATCGGAACAGGAGATCCTAAAAATATGCCTGTTTTAAGGGCGGAACTGTTACGATCTGTTTACAGAAAATATTTTACAACAGGTGGAAAAATATTTGGTAAATACGGTGGAGCTAGAGACCTTGATTTAGATGTATTAAAAGAACTGTGGTACTATTTTTATCAATGTACTGAATGTAGAAGATGCTCTCTGTTCTGTCCATATGGAATTGATACAGCTGAAATTACAATTATAGCACGAGAATTGCTTAATTTGCTTGGCCTGAACACAAACTGGATATCTGGACCTGTGGCAAACTGTTACAGGACTGGCAATCATCTTGGGATAGAGCCTCATACCATGAAATCAACTCTTGAGTTTATGTGCAATGATATAGAAGACATAACAGGAATTAAAATTGAACCACCAATCAATAAAAAAGGTGCTGAAATTCTATTCATCACACCATCAGGAGACCTTTTTGCTGATCCTGGAATTTATAACTGTATGGGTTATATGATGCTTTTTCATGAACTAGGACTTGACTATACCTGGAGCACTTTTGCATCAGAAGGTGGAAACTTTGGATTTTTTACATCTCTGGAAATGGCAAAAAGACTTCATAGCAAAATATATGAAGAGGCAAAGCGGCTTAAAGTTAAATGGATAATCGGTGGTGAATGTGGCCATATGTGGAGAGTCTGGCATCAGTATCATAATACATGGTATGGACCTGTAGACTTTCTTGAAGAACCGATATCTCCTATTACAGGAACGAAATTTGAAAATGCTAAATCGAATAAAATTGTCCATATCAGTGAATTTACAGCTGATCTTATCAAACATGGTGTACTCAAATTTGATAAATCAAGAAATGATAATCTGGTAGTTACATTTCATGATTCCTGCAATCCATCAAGAGGAATGGGACTTCTTGAGGAGCCACGATATATAATTAAAAATGTCTGCAATCACTTTTATGATATGCCTGATGAAACAATAAGAGAAAAGACTTTTTGCTGTGGAAGCGGTGCTGGATTGAATGCAGGAGAAATTATGGAGCTCAGAATGAGGGGAGGATTTCCAAGGGCAAATGCAGTAAGGTATGTTCATGAAAAGTTTGGTGTAAATATGCTGGCAAATATATGCGCCATAGACAGAGCTGCTCTACCACCTCTTATGGATTACTGGGTTCCCGGAGTGAGAGTTACAGGTGTTACTGAACTTGTTGCAAATGCTATGATCATGAAGGGAGAAAAAGAAAGAACAATGAATTTAAGGATGGAGCCACTACCTGGAAAGGAGGAATAA
- a CDS encoding cobyrinate a,c-diamide synthase, translating into MYPRILIAGIRGGAGKTTVTLAILSLLREKGLNVIAFKKGPDYIDSGWLSLFSGNPCYNLDTYMIPPNKVIRSFIERSEGDISVIEGNRGLYDGMDIEGTVATSELAKLLKCPVILVVDCTKITRSVAAIIQGFVNFDRDVYLKGVVLNQVANARHEKIIKESIKRYCNIEIVGSIPRFKDIKMPERHMGLTPHQEQEMKKETEDFIYRVADYLDIEKILKIARDAPPISYIFNDTKPYINGEGVKIGVIRDRVFQFYYEENLEELKKYGAEIVLINSLENKALPEIDALYIGGGFPETNIKPLSENVDLIKNIKENAQKGLPVYAECGGLMYLCKSLITHEGEFSMAGIFPFKLKMFKKPQAHGYVMAKVNEDSPFYEKDIEIKGHEFHYSRVIDYDELPHMCFTMLRGEGIVENQDGACFKNTLGTYVHVHAIGCEEWIKGVLKIAKNYREIKNA; encoded by the coding sequence ATGTATCCCAGAATACTTATAGCAGGTATCAGAGGTGGTGCAGGAAAAACAACTGTAACTTTAGCCATTCTTTCACTTTTGAGGGAAAAAGGATTAAATGTTATTGCTTTTAAAAAAGGTCCTGACTACATAGATAGCGGCTGGCTTTCTCTTTTTTCAGGAAATCCATGCTATAACCTTGATACATATATGATTCCTCCAAATAAAGTGATTCGCTCATTTATTGAGAGATCAGAAGGAGATATCTCTGTTATTGAGGGAAACAGAGGGCTTTATGACGGAATGGATATAGAAGGTACAGTGGCAACTTCAGAACTTGCAAAGCTACTTAAATGTCCTGTAATTTTAGTTGTTGACTGCACGAAAATTACACGCTCTGTTGCTGCGATTATTCAGGGATTTGTAAATTTTGACAGAGATGTCTATCTGAAGGGAGTTGTCCTTAATCAGGTTGCAAATGCAAGACATGAAAAAATTATCAAAGAATCAATAAAAAGATACTGCAATATTGAGATTGTTGGATCAATTCCGCGATTCAAAGATATAAAAATGCCTGAAAGGCACATGGGCCTTACTCCTCACCAGGAACAGGAGATGAAAAAAGAAACTGAGGATTTTATATATAGAGTAGCTGATTATCTAGATATAGAAAAAATTTTAAAAATAGCAAGAGACGCTCCTCCAATATCATATATTTTTAATGATACAAAACCATATATTAATGGTGAAGGAGTAAAAATTGGTGTTATAAGAGACAGAGTATTTCAGTTTTACTATGAAGAGAATCTGGAAGAGCTAAAAAAATACGGGGCAGAAATTGTTTTAATTAACTCTCTTGAAAATAAAGCCTTGCCTGAAATCGATGCTTTATATATTGGAGGAGGTTTTCCTGAAACCAATATTAAGCCTTTATCTGAAAATGTTGACTTAATTAAAAATATAAAGGAAAATGCGCAGAAGGGACTACCAGTATATGCTGAATGTGGTGGACTAATGTATCTTTGCAAGAGTTTAATCACTCATGAAGGAGAATTTTCAATGGCAGGCATTTTTCCTTTTAAATTAAAGATGTTTAAAAAACCACAGGCACATGGATATGTTATGGCTAAAGTCAACGAGGATAGTCCCTTTTATGAAAAGGATATCGAAATAAAAGGCCATGAATTTCATTACTCAAGGGTAATAGACTATGATGAATTACCACATATGTGCTTTACAATGTTAAGAGGAGAAGGGATAGTCGAAAATCAGGATGGAGCCTGTTTTAAAAACACTCTTGGCACTTATGTTCATGTTCATGCAATTGGATGTGAGGAGTGGATAAAGGGAGTTTTAAAGATAGCAAAAAATTACAGGGAGATTAAAAATGCGTAA
- a CDS encoding DVU0298 family protein, translated as MRKELPTCLFCGRIIMPPQQTMTEIGEVISGKCECGAIYVCEPTGHNQGDALVDAMLLASPEGIENIELGVNFEIRERDYDYRTHQYVYIKSWPFNGRLFFIKALTGGERIVVEDNIKITKKDFIDLIENRDFEKIEKLALQNKNSIGWLISLSYDKENLISWKAIEAMGHVAKAYIEAGDIETLRNTIRKLLWSMTDESGAIGWRSAELIGEIIYANPSLFEDIIPILWSQREEESFIESVLRGILKLSKKVNLSNYIKINCQELENLSRHKNDDIKGLSTLLTKRTTCDYELPEEIKQITISMYDNGKTIKLKVNDAEKFL; from the coding sequence ATGCGTAAAGAACTACCAACATGTCTTTTCTGTGGCAGGATAATTATGCCTCCTCAGCAGACAATGACAGAAATAGGAGAAGTTATATCTGGAAAATGCGAGTGCGGAGCAATTTATGTCTGCGAACCAACAGGACATAATCAGGGAGATGCTTTAGTTGATGCTATGCTACTTGCCTCTCCAGAGGGGATAGAAAATATAGAATTAGGAGTAAACTTTGAGATCAGAGAAAGAGACTACGATTATAGAACTCATCAGTATGTTTATATAAAAAGCTGGCCTTTCAACGGGAGGCTTTTTTTCATAAAAGCTCTGACAGGAGGTGAAAGAATAGTTGTGGAGGATAATATCAAAATAACAAAAAAGGATTTTATTGATCTCATTGAAAATAGAGATTTTGAAAAAATAGAAAAATTAGCACTTCAGAATAAAAATTCTATTGGCTGGTTGATCTCTCTTTCGTATGATAAAGAAAATCTTATATCCTGGAAAGCAATAGAGGCAATGGGACATGTTGCAAAAGCATACATTGAGGCAGGAGACATAGAAACCCTGAGAAACACTATAAGAAAACTCCTCTGGTCGATGACTGATGAATCTGGTGCTATAGGATGGCGTTCGGCAGAATTAATAGGCGAAATTATATATGCCAATCCCTCGCTTTTTGAAGACATAATACCTATTTTATGGTCTCAAAGGGAAGAAGAGAGTTTTATTGAGAGCGTCCTCAGAGGTATTTTAAAATTATCCAAAAAAGTTAATCTGTCCAATTATATAAAAATTAACTGTCAGGAACTTGAAAATCTTTCCAGACATAAAAATGATGATATAAAAGGATTATCTACTTTGCTAACGAAACGCACCACATGTGATTATGAGTTGCCTGAAGAAATCAAACAAATAACCATTTCCATGTATGATAACGGGAAAACGATAAAACTAAAAGTTAATGACGCTGAAAAATTTTTATAA